ACGTCGTACAGGCCGTTGACCAGCCCGCCATTATAATTTGCGATCAGCTTCTGGATGAAGAACATCGTGCCGCCGTGCGTGTGCCCAGAGAGCTGAACATTGGCCAGAGTGCTGCCGGCCGTGCCGGGCCGATGATCGAGAAGGATGCGTGTCGTATCCGGAGCGCCGCTAAATGCCTTGTGCACATCCGGCCCTTCTCCGCCGAAACGCTGCTCCTGGATATCCGGAACGCCTGCGATGACGATCTCCTCTCCATCGACCGACAGCACCCGGTGCTCGTTGTGCAGCATGTCGATGCCAAGTCTTTCGAAGACCGGGAGCCACCCGTCGGCCTGGAAATAGTATTCGTGATTTCCGGTCACTCCGAAAACGCCGTACTTTGCCCGCAACTCTCCAAACGGTTGGACCTCGCGCCCGATCAGGTCCGGCAAGCCGTCGATCATGTCTCCGGTCACGGCGATGACGTCCGGGTGCAAGTTGTTTGTTTTCTCGACCACGCTTTGCAGCCAATCCCTGCGCACCAGTGGCCAGATATGGAGGTCCGACAATTGGACAATGGAAAATCCGTCCAGCCTGGCAGGCAGTTTCGGCACGGTGATCTCGACCGTGCGCATATCCGGAACCTTCACGGCCTGCCACGTACCCCAGATCGCCATGACCAGCGCGGCTGCGAGCAGGAACGCGCTTCGGAAGGCAGGGGTCAGGGGCAGCCGCCATGTGGCGCCGGCCTGACG
The window above is part of the Deltaproteobacteria bacterium HGW-Deltaproteobacteria-18 genome. Proteins encoded here:
- a CDS encoding metallophosphoesterase, whose product is MRLFLPSLFLFMYAFLSLVLPLRWPLPGKAAAAVALLAASMKYLLYEQLGGSFFAPDLPRPVILTMEALYAALVILAVLLLVKDVAVLVSWLARQAGATWRLPLTPAFRSAFLLAAALVMAIWGTWQAVKVPDMRTVEITVPKLPARLDGFSIVQLSDLHIWPLVRRDWLQSVVEKTNNLHPDVIAVTGDMIDGLPDLIGREVQPFGELRAKYGVFGVTGNHEYYFQADGWLPVFERLGIDMLHNEHRVLSVDGEEIVIAGVPDIQEQRFGGEGPDVHKAFSGAPDTTRILLDHRPGTAGSTLANVQLSGHTHGGTMFFIQKLIANYNGGLVNGLYDVNGMQLYVSPGTGIWGGFASRIGVPSEITRIVLRDK